From a region of the Oncorhynchus keta strain PuntledgeMale-10-30-2019 chromosome 13, Oket_V2, whole genome shotgun sequence genome:
- the LOC118392214 gene encoding insulin receptor substrate 2-B-like, with translation MANLMNYQENKAAMLLVETQQRGIGTTPAATAANGYTSIGEPPSPLLNICGGSGARFHQHMPPSNHHSHHHYPQSSLSKEQRPLLHHYPTGTQQQQHTLSGENITGSPVRKASLSSLNLVHEDPSASHHALAASVNAASAAIQLAANANVSVATSGVMDDIRKCGYLRKQKHGHKRFFVLRVASHLGLSRLEYYDSDKKFRSSLRSSAAAPKRVIYLYQCFTVNKRADSKNKHLIALYTKDEYFAIVAENEQEQEDWYVALSELMSEGKKGHLDSDELDDGYGTVTPGTVFKEVWQVNVKPKGLGQTKNLTGVYRLCLSSKTIHLVKLNSETPYVNLQLMNIRRCGHSESFFFIEVGRSSSIGPGEIWMQVDDSVVAQNMHETILETMKALKAFVEIRPRSKSQSSGSNPMAFITTRRHLGNLPPSQTGLQRRSRTESAVGTPPSSKSSGASGYRFRTSSEGEGTMNRPFRSVTGSLIHLNTARIHLGRQEGGGGAGNTGGGGRYARALPGSNCHTRSASLPVSHFSSTTSPVSVSSSSGHGSVSDTLTRPSSSSICGSPSDGGFNSSDEYGSSPGDFRYFRVRSNTPDSLGNTPPIREENCLSDYMAMGWHREVFGAGGVSSSGGAEAPHRDESTSTDEDRSLRRRTHSFTRPGSQGGVAGGSSCVAVYQKMTQTTFSQDELVSVEEALSLGRTGSSNQPSSTSSSLRSDYSSCSEHSQGRPPLSSYPSSSAKEDSGYMPMLCGVAASPRDTPDYMPMQPSSHSHPHHHSLSHPPQPSHSPQASSPALAPRSAHQLQPHQPTDPQGYMMMLPGGPSSSSPVQASPSPHSSSSNMGLGVASSGSIVERPETGEYMDMSYSSGRGGNATGGRKLSNEGGYYTLSNPEGIPKSYSPYFSLPRSYKAPVARDGEQRKWEHEEYVPMSSPAKPIYSQVTGVTTKGFSSGGSDTPHAHHPPPYGAHHQVARGDRRTTAVRPNRLPLGRHSFHGSLSVSEPAAAEGPSSPGEYINIEFGDPYGPPTSCPLSDQYVSPSMGSAEQCHSPPQNQDYMSVEVGGGRDDGCRLTKNQSPRPSLVAPWNPPSYIRPPTANSSLSGAPGSSGAHWRTGTDDYTDMTFNLSKDERSRGHRVAPQLCCSTCV, from the coding sequence ATGGCCAATTTGATGAATTACCAAGAAAACAAAGCCGCTATGTTGTTGGTGGAGACGCAACAGAGGGGCATCGGGACGACACCAGCGGCTACGGCAGCCAACGGCTACACCTCAATTGGGGAACCCCCTTCCCCCTTATTGAATATCTGCGGTGGCAGTGGAGCTCGTTTTCATCAGCACATGCCGCCCTCCAACCACCACAGCCACCATCACTATCCCCAGAGCTCGCTGTCCAAAGAACAACGCCCGCTGTTGCACCACTATCCGACGGGGACACAGCAACAGCAGCATACTCTCTCTGGTGAAAACATCACAGGGTCCCCGGTAAGGAAAGCCTCGTTGTCGTCTTTGAACCTGGTACATGAGGACCCCTCTGCTAGCCACCACGCACTCGCTGCATCGGTGAACGCGGCGTCGGCTGCAATTCAATTGGCTGCGAATGCTAACGTTAGCGTCGCTACCTCAGGGGTCATGGACGACATTCGGAAGTGTGGCTACCTACGGAAACAGAAGCATGGACACAAGAGGTTTTTCGTTCTGAGGGTGGCGAGCCACCTAGGCCTCAGCCGGCTGGAGTACTATGACAGCGATAAAAAATTCCGCAGTAGCCTGCGGTCTTCAGCAGCAGCCCCGAAACGGGTGATCTATCTGTATCAGTGCTTCACAGTCAACAAAAGAGCGGATTCCAAGAACAAACACCTCATAGCCCTCTACACTAAGGATGAGTACTTTGCCATTGTGGCTGAAAACGAGCAGGAGCAAGAGGACTGGTATGTAGCCCTGAGTGAACTAATGAGTGAGGGGAAAAAGGGGCATCTAGACTCTGACGAGTTGGATGATGGCTATGGTACAGTCACACCAGGTACGGTTTTCAAAGAGGTGTGGCAGGTGAATGTGAAACCCAAAGGTCTGGGTCAGACCAAGAACCTCACAGGTGTGTATCGTTTATGCCTCTCTTCTAAAACTATCCATCTGGTCAAACTAAACTCTGAGACACCGTATGTCAACCTCCAGTTAATGAACATCAGACGATGTGGACACTCAGAAAGCTTCTTCTTCATCGAGGTGGGTCGGTCATCCTCCATAGGACCAGGGGAGATATGGATGCAGGTAGATGACTCTGTCGTGGCTCAGAACATGCACGAGACCATCTTAGAGACCATGAAGGCTCTGAAGGCCTTCGTAGAGATCCGCCCTAGGAGTAAAAGCCAATCATCGGGCTCCAACCCCATGGCGTTCATCACCACCCGCCGTCACCTAGGCAACCTGCCGCCGAGCCAGACTGGTCTCCAGCGCCGCTCCCGGACCGAGTCGGCGGTCGGTACGCCACCATCGAGTAAGAGCTCCGGTGCCAGTGGCTACCGCTTCAGGACGTCAAGTGAAGGCGAAGGGACGATGAACCGGCCATTCCGGTCTGTTACCGGCAGCCTGATCCACCTGAACACCGCCCGGATACACCTAGGGCGccaggagggtgggggaggggcaGGGAACACCGGGGGAGGAGGGCGCTACGCCAGGGCGCTACCGGGCTCCAACTGCCACACCCGCTCCGCCTCGCTCCCAGTCTCCCActtctcctccaccacctcccccgTTAGTGTGTCCAGCAGCAGCGGTCACGGCTCAGTCTCTGACACCCTCACCCGGCCCTCCAGCTCGTCCATATGCGGCTCCCCCTCTGACGGAGGCTTCAACTCCTCAGACGAGTACGGCTCAAGCCCCGGAGACTTTCGCTACTTCCGAGTCCGTAGCAACACACCCGATTCGCTGGGCAACACCCCACCAATCAGAGAAGAGAACTGCCTGAGTGACTACATGGCCATGGGCTGGCACCGTGAGGTGTTTGGAGCGGGCGGCGTGAGTAGCTCTGGCGGTGCCGAGGCCCCCCACCGGGACGAGAGCACGTCGACGGACGAAGACCGGTCTCTGAGGCGACGGACACACTCTTTCACGCGGCCCGGGAGTCAGGGTGGAGTTGCCGGCGGTAGCAGCTGCGTGGCTGTGTACCAGAAAATGACCCAGACCACCTTCTCACAGGACGAGTTGGTGTCTGTGGAAGAGGCTCTGTCTCTGGGCCGCACCGGCAGCAGCAACCAACCTTCCTCCACATCGTCCTCCCTCCGCTCCGACTACAGCTCCTGCTCCGAGCACAGCCAGGGCAGACCCCCTCtttcctcctacccctcctcctcggCCAAGGAGGACAGTGGCTATATGCCCATGTTGTGTGGGGTGGCAGCCTCACCCCGCGACACCCCGGATTACATGCCTATGCAACCTAGCTCCCACTCTCATCCCcatcaccactctctctcacaccctccccAGCCCTCCCACTCCCCCCAGGCCTCTAGCCCAGCCCTGGCCCCACGCTCGGCCCACCAGCTCCAACCCCACCAGCCTACAGACCCCCAGGGCTACATGATGATGCTACCAGGGGGACCGAGCTCCTCTTCTCCAGTCCAGGCCTCCCCAAGTCCccacagcagtagcagtaacatgGGTCTGGGTGTCGCTAGTTCTGGTAGTATAGTGGAGCGGCCTGAGACTGGAGAGTACATGGACATGTCGTACAGCAGTGGAAGAGGAGGGAACGCGACAGGAGGACGGAAGCTCTCCAACGAGGGAGGATACTACACACTGAGCAACCCTGAAGGTATCCCTAAATCATACAGTCCCTACTTCTCCCTGCCTCGCTCCTACAAGGCCCCCGTCGCCAGAGATGGTGAACAGAGAAAATGGGAGCATGAGGAATACGTGCCTATGAGCTCCCCAGCTAAACCCATCTACTCCCAGGTCACTGGTGTTACGACAAAGGGTTTCAGTAGTGGGGGGTCAGACACCCCTCACGCTCACCACCCCCCGCCCTACGGTGCCCACCACCAAGTAGCTCGAGGTGACCGGCGAACGACTGCGGTTCGACCCAACCGCCTCCCCTTGGGCCGCCACAGCTTCCATGGGTCGCTTAGTGTTAGTGAGCCAGCAGCTGCCGAGGGACCCTCCAGCCCCGGCGAGTACATCAACATCGAGTTTGGGGATCCCTACGGACCCCCCACATCCTGCCCTCTCTCTGACCAGTACGTCTCGCCCTCGATGGGCTCCGCCGAGCAGTGTCACTCCCCTCCCCAGAACCAGGACTATATGAGTGTAGAGGTTGGAGGTGGGCGTGATGATGGTTGCCGCCTGACTAAGAACCAGTCCCCCAGACCCTCTCTGGTGGCCCCATGGAACCCACCCAGCTACATTCGACCACCGACCGCCAATTCCTCCCTGAGTGGAGCTCCTGGCTCTTCTGGAGCTCACTGGCGGACGGGAACAGATGACTACACAGATATGACCTTTAACCTTAGCAAGGATGAGAGGTCGCGGGGTCACAGAGTAGCCCCACAGCTATGCTGCAGCACCTGTGTGTGA